One genomic segment of Brevibacillus laterosporus LMG 15441 includes these proteins:
- a CDS encoding stalk domain-containing protein has translation MNRLRRSTSRWLVRSLVGAALLSISWINPIQVQAASVPRVFLMVDGKGLKTDVEPQIVNNRMLVPIRAVSEATKAQVTYQASTKQVVIKTKTNEFTYRVNQKTAWGNGKKHSLDVSPIVKEGRILVPLRSISELLGYQVKYNEQSKVAMVATKTSPATYTVQAGDSLWSISQKFGVPISAIQNASRLTKEEIRQGMTLTIPVISMYNQTWKPLDIQSKQQYLGNIDQALAPKQSVFPLQKGTWYEQVYNTYGDERTWGADTQGRNHEGIDIMAFHGVPVFSSTNGVINRLGWNSMGGWRVNITHSSGKYRVYYAHLSAFAPEIKVGSPVKAGQLIGFVGDTGYGPMETTGMFSPHLHFGLYSNQTGKAVNPYFFLKYLETIEIQSTK, from the coding sequence ATGAACAGATTACGAAGGAGTACGAGCCGATGGTTAGTAAGGAGTCTGGTGGGTGCTGCCTTGTTATCCATTTCCTGGATTAACCCTATACAAGTACAGGCTGCTTCTGTGCCACGTGTTTTCCTTATGGTAGATGGAAAGGGTTTAAAAACAGATGTAGAACCACAAATTGTGAATAATCGTATGCTGGTACCGATTCGTGCTGTTTCAGAAGCTACTAAGGCACAAGTTACTTATCAGGCATCAACGAAGCAAGTAGTTATTAAGACAAAAACAAACGAATTCACTTATAGGGTGAATCAAAAAACAGCTTGGGGGAATGGAAAAAAGCATAGCCTAGATGTTTCCCCTATAGTAAAGGAAGGACGTATTTTAGTCCCTTTACGTTCGATAAGTGAATTATTAGGCTATCAGGTAAAGTATAATGAACAATCGAAGGTAGCGATGGTGGCTACTAAAACCTCTCCAGCAACTTATACGGTACAGGCCGGGGACTCGTTATGGTCGATTAGTCAAAAATTTGGTGTGCCTATTTCGGCGATACAGAATGCTTCTCGTCTAACAAAGGAAGAGATACGCCAGGGAATGACGCTGACTATTCCAGTCATTAGTATGTATAATCAGACATGGAAACCATTAGACATACAATCTAAGCAGCAATATCTAGGGAACATTGATCAAGCCTTAGCCCCCAAGCAAAGTGTCTTCCCCTTGCAAAAAGGTACATGGTATGAACAGGTTTACAATACATATGGGGATGAACGAACATGGGGCGCAGATACTCAGGGTAGAAATCATGAAGGCATTGATATAATGGCTTTTCATGGAGTCCCTGTCTTTTCATCAACGAATGGAGTCATTAATCGCTTAGGGTGGAATAGCATGGGGGGATGGAGAGTTAATATTACACATTCCTCTGGTAAGTATCGGGTGTACTATGCCCATTTGAGCGCTTTTGCTCCTGAAATAAAGGTGGGTAGTCCTGTTAAAGCAGGTCAGTTAATTGGCTTTGTAGGCGATACAGGGTACGGACCGATGGAAACTACAGGTATGTTTTCTCCTCACCTGCATTTTGGCCTGTACAGCAATCAGACAGGTAAAGCTGTTAATCCTTATTTTTTCCTTAAATATCTGGAAACGATTGAAATCCAA
- a CDS encoding ABC transporter ATP-binding protein has product MKDVKTVVEMRGITKRFPGIIANDNIQLKVKKGEIHALLGENGAGKSTLMNILFGLYQPDEGEILLNETPVKITSPNVANELGIGMVHQHFMLVEPFTVTENIILGKEPKNGLKIDINSAAKKVQALSEQYGLKVDPYAKIEDISVGMQQRVEILKTLYRGANILIFDEPTAVLTPQEISELIEIMRNLVKEGKTIILITHKLKEIMAICDSVTIIRRGKTIDSLAIKDTNPDELASKMVGRDVTFSVDKKPANPKEASLSVKNVTAMGNRGVNALNKISFDVKAGEILGIAGVDGNGQSELIEVLTGLRKCQEGSVTLNGKDLTNKTPRFISESGLSNIPEDRHKHGLVLDFNMAENIVLETYFHPEFNKNGFLNYDAINKHAEKLIEEFDVRTPGIHTLARALSGGNQQKAIIAREVNKNPDLLIAAQPTRGLDVGAIEFIHKRLIEQRDKGKAVLLISFELDEIRNVSDRIAVIYEGEIVGIVDPKTTSEQELGLMMSGGKRIQGGEQDE; this is encoded by the coding sequence ATGAAAGACGTAAAAACTGTAGTAGAAATGCGCGGAATAACGAAGCGCTTTCCAGGAATTATTGCAAATGATAATATTCAACTTAAAGTAAAAAAGGGCGAGATTCACGCGCTCTTAGGTGAAAATGGTGCAGGTAAATCCACTCTAATGAATATTCTATTTGGGTTGTATCAGCCTGATGAGGGTGAGATTTTACTTAATGAAACACCAGTGAAAATCACCAGTCCAAATGTTGCTAACGAATTGGGTATTGGAATGGTTCACCAACACTTTATGCTTGTCGAACCGTTTACCGTTACGGAAAATATTATTCTAGGAAAAGAACCAAAGAATGGTTTGAAGATAGATATCAATTCAGCGGCTAAAAAGGTACAAGCACTATCTGAACAGTATGGGCTCAAGGTTGACCCGTATGCAAAGATTGAAGACATCTCAGTAGGGATGCAACAACGCGTTGAGATTCTTAAAACCTTGTACCGCGGAGCTAATATCCTCATTTTTGACGAACCAACGGCTGTTCTTACACCGCAGGAAATTTCCGAGTTAATAGAGATTATGCGTAATTTGGTTAAAGAAGGAAAAACGATTATCTTAATCACCCATAAGCTAAAAGAGATTATGGCAATTTGTGATAGTGTCACCATTATTCGCCGTGGTAAGACTATCGACTCTCTAGCTATTAAAGATACGAATCCAGATGAATTGGCTTCCAAAATGGTTGGGCGGGACGTAACGTTTTCTGTAGATAAAAAGCCTGCTAATCCTAAAGAAGCAAGTCTATCTGTGAAAAATGTAACAGCAATGGGTAATCGTGGAGTTAATGCCCTAAATAAAATCAGCTTTGATGTTAAGGCTGGTGAAATTCTTGGAATTGCGGGAGTTGACGGTAACGGTCAGTCTGAATTGATTGAAGTGTTAACGGGGCTACGTAAGTGTCAGGAAGGCTCAGTAACTCTAAATGGTAAGGACTTAACCAATAAAACTCCGCGTTTTATTTCTGAATCAGGACTATCTAATATACCAGAGGATCGACATAAGCATGGTTTAGTTCTCGATTTTAACATGGCTGAAAACATTGTTCTAGAGACTTATTTCCACCCTGAATTTAATAAAAATGGATTTTTGAATTATGATGCGATTAACAAACATGCAGAAAAGCTTATTGAAGAATTCGATGTTCGTACGCCAGGGATACATACACTAGCACGCGCTCTGTCGGGTGGTAACCAACAGAAAGCGATTATTGCACGTGAAGTGAACAAAAATCCTGATCTGTTGATTGCAGCTCAGCCAACACGCGGGCTGGATGTAGGTGCGATTGAATTTATTCATAAACGCCTAATTGAACAACGCGATAAGGGAAAAGCGGTTCTACTCATTTCGTTTGAGCTAGATGAGATACGCAATGTTTCCGATCGGATCGCTGTTATTTATGAAGGTGAAATCGTTGGTATTGTTGATCCGAAAACAACGAGTGAACAAGAGCTCGGGTTGATGATGTCAGGTGGAAAACGCATTCAAGGAGGCGAACAGGATGAATAG
- a CDS encoding FtsK/SpoIIIE family DNA translocase, with product MSRRKRKTSPSAWASIIKLELIGLIIICLSVIGLLESGWLGQRVLSFLFRMFAGSWDFLIPVALIVISVYMMFVRKLPRMSPRMFGFFIIFMGILLWDHLLLYELLSGNGRFDQNMIQLTWERILEDQKQRVSTVSVGGGMIGAILFTVTNALIGTVGTGLVVGLFFLIGIMFIFQVSYVDLFNIIRGKLSAGYMKTKQSVKESMQLLQEEKEKKKSEEKLGNGSNLEHASSIEAPPPVIVDNSTPWEEQMDSEPAMVSPVIKDFTERVETLPEQEMTNLPNKTETSAKITIKTKADSQGEDMPDVTVNFQTEDSQLESTYIIPDLSMLSRPKNTGQQKDVDHASNAAKLVQTLKSFGVSAIVSEIHRGPAVTRYEVQPATGVKVSRIVSLTDDLALALAAKDIRIEAPIPGKSAIGIEVPNSEISLVTLREVLESPQCKDSEAKLTVALGRDISGEPILADLAKMPHLLVAGATGSGKSVCVNGIIMSILLRAKPNEVKLMMIDPKMVELNVYNGIPHLLAPVVTDPKRASVALKKVVVEMERRYNLFSKSNCRNIEMYNQMVRNAEQGQLTAPLPYIVVIVDELADLMMVAPGEVEDAICRLAQMARAAGIHLLIATQRPSVDVITGVIKANIPSRIAFGVSSMADSRTILDMGGAEKLLGRGDMLFLPMGASKPTRVQGAFVADKEVEDVVSFVKEQQEAKYSEEMIPEEISEEPQMVMDDEMYDQAVQVVAEAQTASASLLQRRLRVGYTRAARLIDMMEAQGVVGPYEGSKPREVRIPRPSSESQIS from the coding sequence CAAAGAGTCCTTTCCTTTTTATTTCGCATGTTTGCAGGATCATGGGATTTTCTGATACCTGTTGCCCTTATTGTGATTTCTGTATATATGATGTTCGTTCGAAAACTCCCCAGAATGAGTCCAAGAATGTTCGGTTTTTTCATCATTTTCATGGGAATTCTATTATGGGACCATCTGCTGTTATATGAGCTTTTATCCGGTAATGGACGTTTCGATCAAAATATGATTCAGCTCACCTGGGAGAGAATTTTAGAGGATCAGAAGCAGAGAGTATCGACCGTAAGCGTCGGCGGGGGAATGATCGGAGCTATTTTATTTACAGTAACCAATGCGTTAATTGGCACAGTTGGAACGGGTCTTGTTGTTGGCCTCTTCTTTTTGATAGGCATCATGTTTATCTTCCAGGTTTCCTATGTAGATCTGTTCAATATCATTCGAGGCAAGCTGTCCGCAGGTTATATGAAAACAAAGCAATCAGTTAAAGAATCCATGCAGCTTTTACAAGAAGAAAAAGAAAAGAAAAAATCAGAGGAAAAGCTCGGGAATGGATCAAACTTGGAGCATGCCAGTTCGATAGAGGCTCCACCGCCAGTGATTGTAGATAACAGTACCCCTTGGGAAGAGCAAATGGATAGTGAACCAGCGATGGTCTCACCTGTGATAAAAGATTTCACAGAGCGAGTAGAGACTCTCCCAGAGCAGGAAATGACAAATCTGCCAAACAAAACAGAAACATCAGCCAAGATCACGATTAAAACAAAGGCTGATTCTCAAGGAGAAGATATGCCGGATGTGACGGTAAATTTTCAAACAGAGGATAGTCAGCTTGAAAGTACTTATATAATCCCTGATTTGTCCATGCTATCAAGACCGAAGAACACTGGTCAACAAAAAGACGTAGATCATGCCTCAAATGCGGCTAAGCTAGTGCAAACGCTGAAAAGCTTTGGTGTGAGCGCTATTGTCTCTGAAATCCATCGCGGTCCAGCCGTAACACGTTATGAGGTACAACCTGCTACTGGGGTAAAAGTAAGTCGTATCGTAAGTTTAACAGATGACTTAGCCTTAGCCTTAGCAGCAAAAGACATTCGAATTGAGGCTCCTATACCCGGCAAATCTGCCATAGGTATTGAGGTTCCCAATAGTGAGATTTCGTTGGTAACACTGCGAGAGGTTTTAGAAAGTCCACAATGCAAAGATTCAGAAGCCAAATTAACTGTAGCTTTAGGACGCGATATTTCTGGTGAGCCGATTTTGGCAGATTTAGCAAAAATGCCCCATTTATTGGTGGCTGGAGCTACAGGAAGTGGTAAATCAGTATGTGTTAATGGGATTATTATGAGTATTTTATTGCGCGCAAAACCGAACGAAGTGAAATTAATGATGATAGATCCGAAAATGGTAGAACTTAATGTTTATAATGGTATACCACATTTGCTAGCGCCTGTTGTAACTGATCCAAAACGTGCTTCTGTAGCTTTAAAAAAAGTAGTGGTAGAAATGGAAAGACGTTACAATTTGTTCTCTAAATCGAATTGTCGCAACATAGAAATGTACAACCAGATGGTGAGAAACGCAGAACAAGGGCAACTTACGGCTCCCCTACCTTATATCGTTGTAATAGTGGACGAGCTGGCCGATTTAATGATGGTAGCTCCAGGAGAGGTAGAAGATGCCATCTGTCGATTAGCCCAGATGGCTCGCGCAGCTGGAATTCATCTTTTAATTGCGACCCAGCGGCCTTCTGTTGACGTCATTACAGGTGTGATAAAGGCGAACATTCCATCGCGAATTGCCTTCGGAGTTTCGTCTATGGCTGATTCCCGAACGATTTTAGATATGGGAGGCGCAGAAAAATTACTTGGGCGAGGAGACATGCTTTTCTTACCTATGGGAGCCTCCAAACCAACCCGCGTACAAGGGGCTTTTGTTGCAGATAAGGAAGTTGAAGATGTCGTATCCTTTGTGAAGGAACAGCAGGAAGCAAAATACAGTGAAGAAATGATTCCCGAGGAAATAAGCGAGGAGCCACAAATGGTCATGGACGATGAAATGTATGATCAGGCCGTACAGGTTGTGGCAGAAGCTCAGACAGCATCAGCCTCTCTATTGCAACGAAGACTGCGTGTTGGCTATACGAGAGCTGCTCGGCTTATAGATATGATGGAGGCCCAAGGAGTTGTTGGTCCATACGAGGGGAGTAAACCACGAGAGGTACGAATTCCACGACCATCATCTGAATCACAAATCTCTTAA
- a CDS encoding ABC transporter permease, with protein MQWLTIGGDLLHDTIVFSTALIFAALGGVISERSGVVNIALEGLMVMGAFIGAVVTYFMEPAPYAPWIGLIAACIGGIIFSLPHAAASITFKSNQVVSGVALNFLATGLAVYLTKIIFDGAGQTKTLSVVFSKWDIPFLSEIPFLGRALFQAYPTSYLAFITVAIVWFVLFKTQFGLRLRSVGEHPRAADTAGINVFRVRYIAVMLSGALAALGGATVALTTTSNFSHNTISGQGFIALAAMIFGKWHPVGAMGAALFFGLAQAVKTLVQVFGLTKYIPVEFIYMLPYVLTILVLAGLVGKSRAPKASGEPYETGSR; from the coding sequence ATGCAATGGCTAACCATTGGTGGCGATCTCTTACATGACACGATCGTATTTTCCACAGCCCTCATTTTCGCGGCACTTGGCGGTGTTATTTCTGAACGTTCCGGGGTAGTTAACATTGCGCTGGAAGGCCTCATGGTAATGGGAGCTTTCATTGGAGCAGTTGTTACTTACTTTATGGAGCCAGCGCCGTACGCACCTTGGATTGGTTTAATCGCGGCTTGTATTGGTGGTATTATTTTTTCCCTGCCACATGCAGCGGCTTCGATTACGTTTAAATCCAATCAAGTAGTAAGTGGTGTTGCTCTTAACTTCTTGGCAACAGGTTTGGCAGTATATCTTACCAAAATCATTTTTGATGGTGCTGGTCAAACCAAAACATTGAGCGTTGTATTTTCCAAATGGGACATCCCGTTTTTAAGTGAAATTCCTTTCTTGGGCCGTGCTTTGTTCCAAGCATATCCTACTAGTTATTTGGCATTTATCACAGTGGCAATCGTTTGGTTCGTACTGTTTAAAACTCAGTTTGGCTTAAGACTTCGCTCTGTAGGGGAACATCCGCGTGCCGCTGATACAGCCGGTATTAATGTATTTCGTGTTCGTTACATTGCGGTTATGCTGAGTGGAGCTTTGGCAGCGTTGGGTGGAGCAACTGTTGCTTTAACAACAACATCAAACTTCTCTCACAACACGATTTCTGGTCAAGGTTTTATTGCACTTGCAGCGATGATTTTTGGTAAGTGGCATCCAGTAGGTGCCATGGGAGCAGCTCTGTTTTTCGGATTAGCTCAAGCTGTTAAAACACTTGTACAAGTATTTGGACTTACCAAATACATTCCAGTTGAATTTATCTACATGTTGCCATACGTATTGACGATCTTGGTACTTGCTGGTCTTGTTGGTAAATCACGTGCTCCAAAAGCAAGTGGTGAACCATATGAAACAGGTTCTCGTTAG
- a CDS encoding ABC transporter permease: protein MNSVFKIFTKDSFIVPVVAILLGLIVGAIAMLAGGFDPLLAYGSLVKKVFGDAYNFGETIRQITPLIFSGLAVAFAFRTGLFNIGVEGQFMMGMITAVYLGVKLDLPAYIHAPLTIIVSTIVGGLWAAFAGWLKAARGVHEVITTIMMNWIALYMVNFILVTTLVPEGQQRSENIKESASIAIGWLSQMFESARMHWGTLLALVLALLFYIVLWKTKTGFELRATGFNPHAAQYAGMNVNNNVIKAMFISGCMAGMGGAAEILGVFHYQAIMAAQPGYGFDGIAVALIGGNTPIGVVLGAILFGILSFGANGMKMGAGVPVELIRVVIASVIFFVAAHGIVRFILKPVLSKKNKKEVL, encoded by the coding sequence ATGAATAGTGTATTTAAGATTTTTACGAAGGATTCTTTCATCGTTCCTGTTGTTGCGATTCTGCTTGGACTCATCGTCGGGGCGATTGCGATGCTAGCAGGTGGATTTGATCCATTGTTAGCCTATGGTTCTCTGGTCAAGAAAGTATTTGGTGACGCCTATAATTTTGGTGAAACGATTCGCCAGATCACCCCTTTGATTTTTAGTGGATTGGCTGTTGCTTTTGCTTTCCGTACTGGTCTTTTTAACATCGGAGTAGAGGGTCAATTCATGATGGGTATGATTACAGCTGTTTACCTTGGTGTAAAGCTGGACTTACCTGCCTATATTCATGCTCCATTAACCATTATTGTTAGTACAATTGTCGGTGGGCTGTGGGCGGCTTTTGCAGGTTGGTTAAAAGCTGCACGTGGTGTCCACGAGGTTATTACTACAATCATGATGAACTGGATTGCTTTGTATATGGTGAACTTTATTCTGGTGACTACATTGGTTCCAGAAGGACAACAGCGTTCTGAAAATATTAAGGAATCAGCGTCTATTGCAATTGGCTGGCTGTCTCAAATGTTTGAAAGTGCACGTATGCATTGGGGAACATTACTTGCTCTTGTTTTAGCTCTCCTTTTCTATATTGTTCTTTGGAAAACAAAAACAGGCTTTGAGCTTCGTGCGACAGGCTTTAACCCGCATGCGGCACAATATGCTGGTATGAATGTAAATAATAACGTTATTAAAGCTATGTTTATTTCAGGTTGTATGGCAGGTATGGGTGGAGCCGCTGAAATTCTAGGGGTGTTCCATTATCAAGCTATTATGGCCGCTCAGCCTGGGTATGGCTTTGATGGAATCGCAGTTGCATTAATTGGTGGTAATACTCCAATTGGGGTAGTATTAGGTGCTATTTTATTTGGAATATTGTCCTTTGGAGCAAATGGAATGAAGATGGGAGCAGGCGTACCTGTAGAGTTAATTCGTGTGGTAATTGCCTCTGTAATCTTCTTCGTTGCCGCTCATGGTATTGTAAGATTTATTTTAAAACCTGTTTTATCTAAGAAGAATAAGAAGGAGGTGCTGTAA
- a CDS encoding BMP family lipoprotein: MKKILSVLSVATLSLSLVLTGCGKAQPTEPSKESASPAAEKKLSAKVGMVTDVGGVNDNSFNQSAWEALQKLNKDTGIETNYAQSNGDADYVPNLNNFVKEKWDLTWGIGFMMAEPIKKIADQNPDSKLAIIDAQVDAPNVASVLFKEQEGAFLAGVVAAEMSKTKKIGFVGGVKIPVIERFEAGFLAGVKAANPEAQVISIYTGAFDKPDQGKSTASGMYAQGVDIIFHASGATGDGVFNEAADRKKKGENVWVIGVDKDQSLNFGNEITLTSMVKKVDEAVYKVSKDMAEGKWEGGKVVNLGIAEDGVGLASTSTINVPAEVLKKVDEFKAKIVSGEIKVPEKAVK; this comes from the coding sequence ATGAAAAAGATCCTATCTGTTCTTTCCGTGGCAACCCTGAGTCTTTCACTAGTGCTAACTGGTTGCGGTAAAGCTCAACCAACTGAGCCTAGTAAAGAAAGCGCTTCTCCAGCGGCAGAAAAGAAACTTTCTGCAAAGGTTGGTATGGTTACTGACGTTGGTGGTGTTAACGACAACTCCTTTAACCAAAGTGCATGGGAAGCTCTACAGAAACTAAACAAAGACACAGGCATTGAAACAAACTATGCTCAAAGTAATGGCGATGCTGACTACGTACCAAACTTGAACAACTTTGTTAAGGAAAAATGGGATCTAACATGGGGTATTGGTTTCATGATGGCTGAACCAATTAAGAAAATTGCTGACCAAAACCCAGATTCGAAACTAGCGATCATTGACGCGCAAGTTGATGCTCCAAACGTAGCATCCGTATTGTTCAAAGAGCAAGAAGGTGCTTTCTTGGCAGGTGTTGTAGCTGCTGAAATGTCGAAAACCAAAAAGATTGGTTTCGTAGGCGGTGTTAAAATTCCTGTTATTGAACGTTTTGAAGCTGGTTTCCTTGCTGGTGTAAAAGCCGCTAATCCGGAAGCTCAAGTAATATCTATCTACACAGGTGCATTTGATAAGCCAGACCAAGGTAAATCCACTGCTTCTGGTATGTATGCACAGGGTGTAGATATCATCTTCCATGCTTCTGGTGCTACTGGTGACGGTGTATTCAACGAAGCTGCTGATCGTAAGAAAAAAGGCGAAAATGTTTGGGTTATCGGTGTAGACAAAGACCAATCTCTTAACTTTGGTAACGAAATCACTTTAACTTCTATGGTGAAAAAAGTAGACGAGGCTGTTTACAAAGTTTCCAAAGATATGGCTGAAGGCAAATGGGAAGGTGGAAAAGTTGTTAACCTAGGTATCGCTGAAGACGGCGTAGGTTTAGCATCTACTTCTACTATCAATGTGCCAGCTGAAGTTCTGAAAAAAGTTGATGAATTTAAAGCAAAAATCGTAAGTGGCGAAATTAAAGTTCCAGAAAAAGCTGTTAAGTAA